In Mercenaria mercenaria strain notata chromosome 13, MADL_Memer_1, whole genome shotgun sequence, a single window of DNA contains:
- the LOC128547918 gene encoding transcription cofactor vestigial-like protein 4 isoform X2 has product METALDVLSRAASMVETNDKKAQDPLYKGVPLPPPAPPSIDGPSVLTPTPEHVDHLDSRSSFGKELPSKMSMHERVKKWLEVSKPPKYEKEHHKLHKQISSESAIHRNSSPSPDHYRNGEPQPYNLHNFLPSHSTMHSPPARPPPCYPHSRVELHSPHEGPLNLTMNSSGNGNNAGSHSPTQSRPSVITCTTLPDRRYETNSNGSSSPSRKESSTDICDPAIEEHFRRSLGKHYPEYLTKNPSVTPSPPPTLSQTLPVAPPRQSSPGVTMTSSPPAANKNVSITGSVDDHFARALGGSTWLALKSKNDQPEVPAPNSVDDHFAKALGDTWLRLKDKKEQPRGPGAHPFPLSHPIPHPLPHPIPRAHSLPHPVPQRPTSPSSQSHSGPLLST; this is encoded by the exons CTCAAGATCCATTGTACAAAGGTGTTCCATTGCCTCCACCAGCCCCACCTTCCATTGATGGACCATCTGTTCTGACCCCCACACCCGAACATGTAGACCATCTTGACAGTCGGTCATCATTTGGGAAAGAATTACCAAGTAAAATGAGCATGCATGAAAGAGTGAAAAAGTGGCTAGAAGTTTCAAAACCACCAAAGTATGAAAAAGAGCACCACAAGTTGCATAAACAGATCAGTTCAGAATCAGCCAT aCATCGGAATTCATCACCTTCACCAGACCACTACAGAAATGGAGAGCCCCAGCCATATAATCTACACAATTTCCTGCCGAGTCATTCAACAATGCATTCACCACCAGCTCGCCCACCTCCCTGCTACCCACACTCGCGAGTTGAGCTTCATTCACCACATGAAGGGCCTCTCAACCTTACAATGAATAGTAGCGGTAATGGAAACAATGCCGGTAGTCACAGTCCTACGCAAAGCCGACCCTCCGTGATCACGTGCACAACACTACCAGATCGCAGATATGAAACAAATAGCAATGGTTCATCAAGTCCCAGTAGAAAAGAATCTTCAACAG ATATTTGTGATCCAGcaattgaagaacatttcagacGTTCACTTGGCAAACACTACCCTGAATATCTTACAAAGAATCCCTCAGTGACACCATCTCCTCCACCCACATTGTCTCAGACACTGCCTGTAGCCCCACCCAGACAGTCATCTCCTGGCGTAACCATGACATCCTCTCCACCAGCTGCTAACAAAAATGTCTCTATCACAG GTTCTGTAGATGACCATTTTGCACGTGCCTTAGGAGGTAGCACATGGTTGGCACTGAAATCGAAGAATGATCAACCAGAAGTTCCTGCACCTAATTCTGTAGACGATCATTTTGCCAAAGCTTTAGGGGACACTTGGCTACGGTTGAAGGATAAAAAAGAACAGCCGAGAGGTCCAGGAGCTCACCCATTTCCTTTGTCTCATCCTATACCCCATCCGCTACCGCATCCAATCCCACGTGCACATTCCTTACCTCATCCCGTGCCTCAGAGGCCGACATCACCATCATCTCAATCTCACAGTGGGCCGTTATTATCCACATGA
- the LOC128547918 gene encoding rho GTPase-activating protein gacII-like isoform X1 yields the protein MLNLDTNIEGRRTMSLLEPRLSDLRSGFGGYSFSSGVSLPTVPLLPLWHPPPPGPTVSWCTIPNCPCALSRSHFLSELYDYSSSNPYLWSSWYLKAAQDPLYKGVPLPPPAPPSIDGPSVLTPTPEHVDHLDSRSSFGKELPSKMSMHERVKKWLEVSKPPKYEKEHHKLHKQISSESAIHRNSSPSPDHYRNGEPQPYNLHNFLPSHSTMHSPPARPPPCYPHSRVELHSPHEGPLNLTMNSSGNGNNAGSHSPTQSRPSVITCTTLPDRRYETNSNGSSSPSRKESSTDICDPAIEEHFRRSLGKHYPEYLTKNPSVTPSPPPTLSQTLPVAPPRQSSPGVTMTSSPPAANKNVSITGSVDDHFARALGGSTWLALKSKNDQPEVPAPNSVDDHFAKALGDTWLRLKDKKEQPRGPGAHPFPLSHPIPHPLPHPIPRAHSLPHPVPQRPTSPSSQSHSGPLLST from the exons ATGTTGAATTTGGATACAAATATTGAGGGCAGGCGGACAATGTCTCTATTGGAGCCCAGGCTTAGTGATTTAAGGTCAGGCTTTGGAGGATATAGCTTTAGTAGTGGTGTAAGTTTGCCGACAGTGCCATTGCTACCGCTATGGCACCCTCCGCCACCTGGGCCAACTGTATCTTGGTGCACGATACCCAACTGCCCTTGTGcactgtcaaggtcacactttctTTCGGAACTTTATGATTACTCATCAAGTAATCCATATTTGTGGTCGTCTTGGTACTTAAAAGCAG CTCAAGATCCATTGTACAAAGGTGTTCCATTGCCTCCACCAGCCCCACCTTCCATTGATGGACCATCTGTTCTGACCCCCACACCCGAACATGTAGACCATCTTGACAGTCGGTCATCATTTGGGAAAGAATTACCAAGTAAAATGAGCATGCATGAAAGAGTGAAAAAGTGGCTAGAAGTTTCAAAACCACCAAAGTATGAAAAAGAGCACCACAAGTTGCATAAACAGATCAGTTCAGAATCAGCCAT aCATCGGAATTCATCACCTTCACCAGACCACTACAGAAATGGAGAGCCCCAGCCATATAATCTACACAATTTCCTGCCGAGTCATTCAACAATGCATTCACCACCAGCTCGCCCACCTCCCTGCTACCCACACTCGCGAGTTGAGCTTCATTCACCACATGAAGGGCCTCTCAACCTTACAATGAATAGTAGCGGTAATGGAAACAATGCCGGTAGTCACAGTCCTACGCAAAGCCGACCCTCCGTGATCACGTGCACAACACTACCAGATCGCAGATATGAAACAAATAGCAATGGTTCATCAAGTCCCAGTAGAAAAGAATCTTCAACAG ATATTTGTGATCCAGcaattgaagaacatttcagacGTTCACTTGGCAAACACTACCCTGAATATCTTACAAAGAATCCCTCAGTGACACCATCTCCTCCACCCACATTGTCTCAGACACTGCCTGTAGCCCCACCCAGACAGTCATCTCCTGGCGTAACCATGACATCCTCTCCACCAGCTGCTAACAAAAATGTCTCTATCACAG GTTCTGTAGATGACCATTTTGCACGTGCCTTAGGAGGTAGCACATGGTTGGCACTGAAATCGAAGAATGATCAACCAGAAGTTCCTGCACCTAATTCTGTAGACGATCATTTTGCCAAAGCTTTAGGGGACACTTGGCTACGGTTGAAGGATAAAAAAGAACAGCCGAGAGGTCCAGGAGCTCACCCATTTCCTTTGTCTCATCCTATACCCCATCCGCTACCGCATCCAATCCCACGTGCACATTCCTTACCTCATCCCGTGCCTCAGAGGCCGACATCACCATCATCTCAATCTCACAGTGGGCCGTTATTATCCACATGA